In Opitutaceae bacterium, the sequence GGCTTCAGCATGCCGGTGCCCTGCCTTCAAGTCGCGCGGCCGAGGACTACCTGATCCGCGTCGGCGAAAAGTCTGCCGCGGAGCCGGAACTCGCCCTGAGGGATGATGCGGAGGGACGAATCCGGCGCTACCTCCGCGGAGCGTTCGCTCCAGCCCAGGACTCCGACATCCTTCTTGCGAACAGCGGAATGAACGCGATCTGGGCGGGCTATCATGCCATCTCAAAATTGCAGGCGACCCGCGGGCGCAGACTGTGGGTTCAACTTGGCTGGCTCTACCTCGATACGATTGCGATTCTCAGGAAGTTCAGCGGAGGACCTGAAAACTATCACTTTCACGGAAACGTCTTTGACCTCGAAGGCCTGCGACGTGTCTTCGCGGAGCGCGGATCCGAAATCGCCGGCATGGTCACGGAGGTTCCCACCAACCCCCTCATTCAGACTCCCGATCTGCCAGCGGTGCATGAACTCTGTCGATCCGCCGGCGCCTTTCTTGTGGTCGATCCCACGGTGGTTTCGCCGCTCAACATCGATGTGCTCCCGCATGCCGACCTGGTGGTCAACTCATTGACCAAATATTCGGCCAATGAAGGCGACATCCTCTTCGGCGCCGTCATCGTGAATCCGTCGAATCCCGACGCCCGGTCCCTGCGCGAGGCGATCGCGACGGAACTGGAACCGATCTATCCACGGGACATGCATCGCCTCGCCGCCCAGATAGGCGACACTTCGACCGTCGTCAAAACAACGAACGCGAATGCCGCGGCGGTGGTACGGTTTCTTGAAAGCCATCCGCGCATTGAGTCAGTCCTGTGGACGCTCAGAGCGGAGTCACGGGCCAACTACCTCAATCTGGCCCGCTCCCCGGAATGCATCGGCAGTGTGCTCAGCTTTACCGTAAAGGGCGACTTCGCCGATTTCTACGATCGTCTGCGGCTGCCGAAGGGTCCGAGCTTCGGGATGAAGACGACGCTGATCTGTCCCTTCATCTACCTCGCCCACTACGATCTGGTCGTCTCGGAGGAGGGCCGGAAGGTTCTGCGGGCAAACAACCTTCCTCCCGACCTCATGCGGCTTTCCGTCGGATGCGAACCCGCCGATGAAATAATTGCCGCGCTTCGCGAGGCGCTGGAATAGGGTTTCGCCGATCATGGCCTCCCCCTGCTGCCGCCTTGCCATCAAAGTCGTGCCCAACGCGAGTCGCGATTCAATTGGCGAATGGCAGGGGGCGCTGCTCAAGGTCAAGCTGCGCGCACCGGCTCTCGAAGGCCGGGCCAACGAGGCGCTGCGTCAGTTTCTCTCTGCCGCGCTTGGCATTCCGCCGCGCCGGATCACGCTGCTCCAAGGCGAAAAATCCCGCCAGAAACTCGTTGGCATCGAAGGACTCTCCCTCGAGGAAACGAAGGCTCGACTGCGGACGGATTGATCCCGGTCAGTCGCCCGAACGACCTAGAAATGCTTCACGTAGCCGTTGCGGCGAAGGCGCTCCAGCCACCGCTCCTGTGACACGCGCGCGCTCTGCTGGATGAGAATGCGCTCGATCTGCTCGCGCACGTCGTCGATGGGCTGGATGCCGGCATACTTGCGATCATCCACGTGGAGTAGAAAGGCTCCCTCCGGCGTAAGGATGATGTCGCTCGTTTCACCCTTCTTGAGCTTGAACAGCGGATCGCTGAATTCCGGCTTCAGGTCCGATCGTCTCTGCCAGTCCCAGTCGCCTCCCTTGGCCCGTCGCGACTCCTGCGAGACTTCGCGGGCGACGTCCTCGAATTTCTCTCCGGCATGTATCCGGTCGAGCGCGGCCTGCGCAATCGTCCGGAGTTCCGCATCGGTCTGCCCGGCCCTGCGTGTGAATTGAATCAGGCGCATGTGGGCCTGGTCCTCCTGGAAAAACCGCTCCTTGTTCTCGTTGTAGAAGGTCTCGATCTTCACCGGACTCACGGTGCTTTGCGACTTGCGCTGCTGCTGGCGCATGTAGCCGAATATGATGTTCTCCTCCACTTCGCGGCGGTAGTCGCGCAGCGTCTGGCCGCGGCTGCGCAGGTACGCCAGAAACTTCGAGCGATCCCCGTCGAACTGGGTGATCTGCGTCTCCGCAACCTCGTTGTCCACGTAACTCTCCGGGATCCGCTTTTTCTCATCCTTGCGAAACTCCTTCACGATCAGCTCGCGATCGATGATTCCCTGGATGATTTCATCCTGCGCCGCCTCAAGCTTCTGGTTGAACTCCTGTTCGTTCTTGGCATCGCGCCGGATTTCCGGAACCAGCGGGGCAATGTCACGACGGATGTCCTCCACCGTGATGATCTTGCTCTCCACAATGGCGGCGATGCCATTTGCAAACTGAAAGTCATCCTTGCCGTCCGCCCCCGCAGCCTGGGCCCGGACAAGAATCAGGGACCCCGCAAGCACGGCCAGGGCCGCAATGCTGAGCCAGGATGCGCATGGTTTTCTTCGAGAGCCGGTCATTCGGATTTTGGCAGATTGTTCAAGAATGTGACTATTTCCCTCAAACGTAGAAGTGGTTTCGGGGCGGTCAATCGCGGAAACCGGGCACCCGGCATAACAAAGTCATCCCGGCGGCCGCTCGCCCTGAGACATTTCAATCGCGTGGATTCTGTTTCGACGGAAATGATGCCCTTTTGTTCCGCTCGGATTCGTATTTCCGTCACGAGGAGCAACGCCCTGATGCCATCGCCAAACTTGCCAAACCGGTCGCGCAGCTCGTTTTCAATGTGTTTCAGTTGATCCAAGCTCTCCGCCATCGCCAGTTTGCGATAGAAATCGATTCGCAGGCGGGTCTCCGATAGGTAGGTGCTGGGTATCCGGGCCTGGATGCTGTCGACGGGCACCGCTCCATCGGCGTCATGCTCGGCAGC encodes:
- a CDS encoding PLP-dependent transferase, which codes for MAFSHLPLGQRIPDSLHGVSCSLPTMRAVIGYEEKDPAITSRMTSGYPRFVQHPLLRQVAGHLLKLHGLDGHQLWLTSSIRAARQLTQWLSPAACTVVSRHGMQGVAFPADPDTFARAKTWLQHAGALPSSRAAEDYLIRVGEKSAAEPELALRDDAEGRIRRYLRGAFAPAQDSDILLANSGMNAIWAGYHAISKLQATRGRRLWVQLGWLYLDTIAILRKFSGGPENYHFHGNVFDLEGLRRVFAERGSEIAGMVTEVPTNPLIQTPDLPAVHELCRSAGAFLVVDPTVVSPLNIDVLPHADLVVNSLTKYSANEGDILFGAVIVNPSNPDARSLREAIATELEPIYPRDMHRLAAQIGDTSTVVKTTNANAAAVVRFLESHPRIESVLWTLRAESRANYLNLARSPECIGSVLSFTVKGDFADFYDRLRLPKGPSFGMKTTLICPFIYLAHYDLVVSEEGRKVLRANNLPPDLMRLSVGCEPADEIIAALREALE
- a CDS encoding DUF167 domain-containing protein, encoding MASPCCRLAIKVVPNASRDSIGEWQGALLKVKLRAPALEGRANEALRQFLSAALGIPPRRITLLQGEKSRQKLVGIEGLSLEETKARLRTD
- a CDS encoding peptidyl-prolyl cis-trans isomerase; this translates as MTGSRRKPCASWLSIAALAVLAGSLILVRAQAAGADGKDDFQFANGIAAIVESKIITVEDIRRDIAPLVPEIRRDAKNEQEFNQKLEAAQDEIIQGIIDRELIVKEFRKDEKKRIPESYVDNEVAETQITQFDGDRSKFLAYLRSRGQTLRDYRREVEENIIFGYMRQQQRKSQSTVSPVKIETFYNENKERFFQEDQAHMRLIQFTRRAGQTDAELRTIAQAALDRIHAGEKFEDVAREVSQESRRAKGGDWDWQRRSDLKPEFSDPLFKLKKGETSDIILTPEGAFLLHVDDRKYAGIQPIDDVREQIERILIQQSARVSQERWLERLRRNGYVKHF